GAGCGGAATTAGCCGAATTGGCTGAGCGACGGAGAATCCATGAACGCAGGCGGGAGCGCCGACACCGCCGAATCCTACAAATCGGCATAGATCGAGAGACGGCGGTCAAACGGGGACGCGGCGAATGAAGCCCGCTCCCCATTACCTTCGAGAGGCCATAACTCTTGTGATGGCCGCAGCTTCGGTCGCATCGGCTTTCGGGTCGGACCCTAGACCCGAGATTCCTGCGGAGTCGTCTGTCCAGACTGGCCGCACGGAACAGGCAGACTCCGACGCAGGGAATCGACGAACCAATTCGCCTCCACCGGTCCTCGTTGGACTCTCTCTGGCAGTTGGAACAGGGGGGTGGATCATCTCCGGTGTCGATTGGAACTCCGCAGATCCGCGCGCCGACGAAACCGAACCTTCACGGCCTGAGCCACTAGCCCCCACAGGAGAACTGCCGGAGAGGAAGGACGTACTGGAATTCCGCTGGAGCCCCGTTGAGGGCGCGCTCGGCTATTTAGTGGACGTCGACCTCTGCTCAAACGGCGATGCTTGTACGGACTATCGGTTCGATCGCGTTGTCGAAACGTCGTTTGCGACAAGCTGGCCATCCGGTGTAGATCGGGGCCGCTGGCGCGTACGTGCCATTTTCGAAGGGAATCTGGCAGGACCTTGGAGCGAATTCCAAGTCTTCATGTTTCCCCCCCCGGAGCCATAACGCCCGGAGACCAATCGCGGTCAGGGAGCGGCGCCATGCGGGGGAGAGTGATTGGGTTCGCCTATCCATCCCCGCTGATCCCGTCAAAACACTGCAGAAATGTCCGCGTTTCAGATGAAAAGTCGGGCGGAGGGGATGCCGACAACGCAGCCCGATCGCCCGTCAGCGCCGTCGCTAGCCGACTCTCTCTTTGGCTTGACCCTTGGCGTTCGGCGTTTACGCCAACCTCACCCCCACACACTGAGTATCTACCACACGTCAGTCTTGCGTAAGCGCGACTTCGTGTCGAACCTCATAATCCGCCCGGGTTCGCGGCTCTCCCCCTTTCCATGACACTCTTGCCATCGTTCCTTGCCGAAGTTCCGTTTATCGGATAAGGTACTTCGGAGAGTTTCATCATGGATTCGTCTCCAAAGAATTCGCCCGGTTCATCGTCCGACGACAACCGCATGCCGTTTCGCGGCATGGCCCTCTGGTTCTTGCTACTGGCCGGCCTTCTATTCATCTTTCAGATGTTTTCGCAAGGCCCTGAGCGCGTCTCGAAAATCCCCTACAATCCCGATTTTCTTGCGCTGATCGAAGAGGGCAAAATTCAGAAGGCGGAAATCGTGATGGAAATGTCCGGTTTTCGCTTCGTGCGGGGGGAGTTGAAGGAGATCGACGAAAAAACCGGTCGGCCGAAGAAATTCAAGGTCAACATTGCATCAACAGATGAGGTTCAGAAGCGCCTGACCGAAAAGGGTATTCCCTTCGAGGTGATCCCGCAAAATCCCTATCTTTGGCAGGTGTTGTCGGGCGCGATCCCCTTCCTGCTGGTGATGGGGCTGCTGTACTTCCTTTTCATGCGCCAGATGCGGATCGCCGGCAAGGGCGCGATGAGTTTCGGGAAAAGCCGCGCCAAACTTTTGCAGAAAGGAAAAAATCGCATCACCTTTGCCGATATCGCGGGGGTTGAAGAGGCAGAGGAGGAAGTCACTGAAATTGTCGAATTTCTCAAGGATCCGAAGCGCTACCAAAAACTGGGCGGCCGAATTCCGAAGGGCGTTCTCCTCGTCGGGCCGCCCGGCACCGGCAAGACTCTCCTCGCCAAGGCCATTGCGGGCGAGGCGAATGTTCCGTTCTTCAGCATCAGCGGTTCGGATTTTGTGGAGATGTTTGTCGGCGTCGGCGCCTCCCGCGTGCGGGACATGTTTGAACAAGCGCGAAAACATGCGCCCTGCATCATCTTTATTGACGAAATCGACGCGGTCGGCCGGAGCCGTTTCAGCGGGATCGGCGGGGGCCACGACGAACGCGAGCAGACCTTGAACGCCCTGCTCGTGGAAATGGACGGCTTCGACACGCAGGAGGGCATCATCATTATTGCCGCCACCAATCGGCCGGATGTGCTCGACAACGCGCTGCTGCGGCCCGGCCGGTTCGACCGCCAGATTGTGGTGGACCTGCCCTCGCTTGAAGGCCGGGAGGCCATCCTCAAAATCCACACCAAAAAGGTCCGGCTGGCGAAAGATGTGGACCTCCGCCGAATCGCGCGCGGAACACCCGGCTTCTCAGGCGCGGACCTGGCCAATCTGGTGAACGAAGCGGCGTTACTCGCCGCCCGCCGCGGGGCCGAATTCGTAGAAATGAAAGATCTTGAGGAGGCGCGCGACAAGGTCCGGTGGGGCCGAGAGCGGCGCAGCCGCCTGCTCGACGAGCAGGAAAAACGGCTGACCGCCTACCATGAGGCCGGTCACGCGATCGTCCTCGCGCTTCAGGAAGAGAGCGAGCCGTTGCACAAAGTCACGATCATCCCGCGGGGGCAGGCCTTAGGCGCTACAATGCAGCTTCCGGAGAAAGATCGTTATACCCAAGGCCGGCGGAAATTGCTGGGCATGCTGGTTGGCCTGATGGGTGGCCGCGCCGCCGAGGAACTGGCCTGCAGCGATATTACCACTGGAGCTCAGAACGACCTGAAGCAGGCGACTCGCCTGGCCCGCATGATGGTGTGCGATTGGGGGATGAGCCCCGAGCTCGGTCCGCAGTCATTCGGCGAGCGCGAGGAATTGCTGTTCCTCGGACGCGAAGTGTCCCGAAGCCAGGACTACAGCGAAGCGACCGCCCAGAAAATCGACCAGGAGGTCAATCGAATGCTTCGGGAAGCCTATGCGAAGGCGATTGAGATTCTTCGGACCCATCGCGACAAGCTTGACCTTGTCGCCCGGATGCTGATCGAACGGGAAACCTTGGAGGGCTACGAAGTGATGGAGCTCATCCGCTACGGGCGTTTGCTATCCGAAGCTGAGCGGCAGGCGCTTTCCAATACAGCCCCTCCGCCATCGCCCGCTCCATCGCCTTCGGCCGTGCCGGTGACCCAACCGGCGTCCCGCGAGGAACCCGTTCTCGGCGCAAATCCGACCCCCTCCCCCGCGTAGAGGGGCTACATGGCTCCCGCGTTGCTCTGGCGGTGCCGAGACCGGCTGATCGATTGTTCTGCGCGTCCGCTTGTGATGGGCGTGCTCAATGTCACCCCGGATTCCTTTTCGGACGGCGGCCGGTATCTCGACAGTGAACGAGCGGTCGAACGCGGCCTGGAAATCGCCAGCGAGGGGGCGGATATCATCGATGTCGGCGGCGAATCTTCTCGGCCCGGCGCCGTGCCCGTGTCGGCGGAGGAAGAGCTTCGGCGAGTCAAACCGGTCATTGAAGAGCTTGCCCGCCGGACGGATCGGCTGATTTCGATCGACACTTCGAAGGCCGCAGTGGCGGAGGCGGCGCTGGCCGCGGGAGCCCACATCATCAACGACATTTCGGCGCTGCGCGGTGACGCTCGGATGGCGGCGCTTGCCCGCGAAACCGGTGCTGGAGTGGTGCTGATGCACATGCAGGGCACGCCGCAAACCATGCAGATCGATCCGCGGTACGAGGATGTGGTTCGCGAGGTCAGCGACTTTCTCAGCGAGCGAATCGACGCCGCCTGCCGGGCAGGGATCAATTGGGAATGCCTCGCGATCGATCCCGGCATCGGATTTGGCAAAACCGTCGAACACAACGTCGCTCTGTTGGCCCATCTTTCACGCCTTACGGCTATGGGCCGCCCCGTACTTGTCGGCGTTTCGCGAAAGCGTTTCCTCGGAGCCCTCACGGGTCGGGACGTCCATGACCGACTCTTGCCCAGCCTGGCCGCGCTCGCGTTTTCGGTGGCGCAAGGGGCGCACATTTTGCGAGTCCACGACGTGAAGGAGTCTTGCGAAACGGCTCGACTGGTGGCTATCCTGCGATCAGGCCGTGTGCCACCGAAATGACGTTTAAGGATCGAATCGTTTTTCCCGGGCCGAATGGCCTGCTCGAAATCGCCTTCATGGCGGTGGCCATCTATTATTTGCTTCTCTTTTTCAAAGGCACTCGCGGCGCCCAGGTTCTCTACGGGTTGGGCATCCTCTATCTCGGCCTCATGGCGTTGACCTACCTGTTCGAGCTGGACACGCTTAACTGGCTTATCCAGCGTTTCACGGTCTACCTCTCGGTCGCGCTATTGATCATCTTTCAACCGGAGATTCGCCGCGCTCTAGCGGAGCTGGGGCCCCGCCATTTTTCCGCCGGCGAGCGGGAAGATCGCGCTACGGTTGAAGCCCTCCTGGAGGCGGTGCGCCGGCTCGCCGAAAACAAAATCGGCGCGCTGATTGCCATCGAGCGTGGCGTCAATACGGCGCCCTATCAAGAGGCGGCGACGCGGTTGGACAGCCTGCTGTCGCCGGAATTGCTCACGTCAATTTTTTTCCCCAACAGCCCCCTGCACGATGGCGGCGTGATCATTCGCGGCGGCCGCATCGTTGCCGCAGGATGTTTGTTCCCCCTTTCGCAAAAACCCGAACTGAGCCGTTCGCTCGGCACCCGCCATCGGGCAGCCATCGGCCTCTCCGAGGAGACCGATGCGATCGTGATCGTAGTTTCCGAGGAAACGGGCACCGTATCCGTCGCCTACAAGGGCCGCTTGCGGCGCGGCATCGAGCTGGACCGCCTCGAGCGCTTCCTCATCAACATGCTCGTCCGGGCAAGGCATGCAGGGACTTCAACCGCCGCGCGCTCCCGACGATGGCTCGAGGTTTTGCGGCTGCCTCGTCCGCGCGTCCGGGAGACCGTGGCCGCCGCCCTCAATGAGGGTTCTCATGGCCGCTAACCCCTATCTGCTGCTTCGAGCCGTTCGCAATAACTGGCGGCTCAAGTTGATCTCGGTGGCCCTCGCGGTCTTCGCGTGGTATGCCGTCCGTGAATTTACCAGTTACACATCCGTTGTGCGTGAAGTCCGCGTGAATGTCCTTCTCGACGAAGGGTGGGCTGTGCTGGATCGGTCGGTGGAGGATGTCGACGTGCTTTGCCGAGGGTCTCAGAGCGATATCCGTTATCTGACCCGCGACCAGGTGCGCGTCGAGGTCGATCTGCGGGGCCGCTCTGTTCCCGGCGCGATCGAGGTGCCGCTCAGACCGCAAAACGTCAAAATCTCGGGCGGCGCGAGAGCCGTCAGTGTCGAGCCACCCGAATTGACGCTGACGCTCGACCGCGAAGGCGAGCGCGTCGTGCGCGTCCGCCCGGACATTGTGGGCAATCCGCCCGAGGGCTTTGAACTCGCCGAAATCACCGCCACGCCCGCAGAGGTCCGCC
This portion of the Kiritimatiellia bacterium genome encodes:
- the ftsH gene encoding ATP-dependent zinc metalloprotease FtsH, which translates into the protein MDSSPKNSPGSSSDDNRMPFRGMALWFLLLAGLLFIFQMFSQGPERVSKIPYNPDFLALIEEGKIQKAEIVMEMSGFRFVRGELKEIDEKTGRPKKFKVNIASTDEVQKRLTEKGIPFEVIPQNPYLWQVLSGAIPFLLVMGLLYFLFMRQMRIAGKGAMSFGKSRAKLLQKGKNRITFADIAGVEEAEEEVTEIVEFLKDPKRYQKLGGRIPKGVLLVGPPGTGKTLLAKAIAGEANVPFFSISGSDFVEMFVGVGASRVRDMFEQARKHAPCIIFIDEIDAVGRSRFSGIGGGHDEREQTLNALLVEMDGFDTQEGIIIIAATNRPDVLDNALLRPGRFDRQIVVDLPSLEGREAILKIHTKKVRLAKDVDLRRIARGTPGFSGADLANLVNEAALLAARRGAEFVEMKDLEEARDKVRWGRERRSRLLDEQEKRLTAYHEAGHAIVLALQEESEPLHKVTIIPRGQALGATMQLPEKDRYTQGRRKLLGMLVGLMGGRAAEELACSDITTGAQNDLKQATRLARMMVCDWGMSPELGPQSFGEREELLFLGREVSRSQDYSEATAQKIDQEVNRMLREAYAKAIEILRTHRDKLDLVARMLIERETLEGYEVMELIRYGRLLSEAERQALSNTAPPPSPAPSPSAVPVTQPASREEPVLGANPTPSPA
- the folP gene encoding dihydropteroate synthase, which gives rise to MAPALLWRCRDRLIDCSARPLVMGVLNVTPDSFSDGGRYLDSERAVERGLEIASEGADIIDVGGESSRPGAVPVSAEEELRRVKPVIEELARRTDRLISIDTSKAAVAEAALAAGAHIINDISALRGDARMAALARETGAGVVLMHMQGTPQTMQIDPRYEDVVREVSDFLSERIDAACRAGINWECLAIDPGIGFGKTVEHNVALLAHLSRLTAMGRPVLVGVSRKRFLGALTGRDVHDRLLPSLAALAFSVAQGAHILRVHDVKESCETARLVAILRSGRVPPK
- the cdaA gene encoding diadenylate cyclase CdaA gives rise to the protein MTFKDRIVFPGPNGLLEIAFMAVAIYYLLLFFKGTRGAQVLYGLGILYLGLMALTYLFELDTLNWLIQRFTVYLSVALLIIFQPEIRRALAELGPRHFSAGEREDRATVEALLEAVRRLAENKIGALIAIERGVNTAPYQEAATRLDSLLSPELLTSIFFPNSPLHDGGVIIRGGRIVAAGCLFPLSQKPELSRSLGTRHRAAIGLSEETDAIVIVVSEETGTVSVAYKGRLRRGIELDRLERFLINMLVRARHAGTSTAARSRRWLEVLRLPRPRVRETVAAALNEGSHGR
- a CDS encoding CdaR family protein, which codes for MAANPYLLLRAVRNNWRLKLISVALAVFAWYAVREFTSYTSVVREVRVNVLLDEGWAVLDRSVEDVDVLCRGSQSDIRYLTRDQVRVEVDLRGRSVPGAIEVPLRPQNVKISGGARAVSVEPPELTLTLDREGERVVRVRPDIVGNPPEGFELAEITATPAEVRLQGPQGRLAAVSEVRTAPIDLEGRLKSFSLTRTILPPSELWSARVDPDRARVDVRIVERSSAAELSGIPIRLLVPPGTPQIRIIDGRDQVKLTIRGRADAVRQLTTTNVTAFVDCSGLEPGRAAELPVLVNAPAGVEIVNREPSHITVQLL